The Symphalangus syndactylus isolate Jambi chromosome 6, NHGRI_mSymSyn1-v2.1_pri, whole genome shotgun sequence genome contains the following window.
GTTTTGCCTCATCTCTCAATGTACCCTTACATCATGTTGGTGAGTCCTCACAGATTTTGATTTGTTGTTAATCCTTCATTATTGTCACGTTACTTTATAATATCCCATCTGGACTATCACAAATACCTTTCTAACAAGATCTTACTATGCCCTTGCTCTCATTCCCTTAAAATCATCTGCTAACCTGCTAgcagatacaatttttaaaagactaaaggTCTGGCCTGTCACTTACAAACTTTTATTACTTGGCttaaaatagtaactttacatTTGATCCTTTCCCTTTTACATTTAACCAACTATTATTTCTGCTTATGAACAAATTTATATAGTAAAATGTTTATTGATATGTAATTCCAGCATGTGTTTCATACTTCCGTGATTTTATAcaaactattttgtctttaaggaACACCCTTGTCTATCTCCTTTATCTGGCCAATATCTACTGAAGAAATATTTCCCTCAATACCCAGTTTTATTCTGCCCAGTTTGATTTAACATACATAAATTCATCAATCTTTATTTAATTAAGGGCTTATTTTCCCCTCTAATGTGAAGTCTTAGGTTATAACTGCTAGCAACCAGAGATATGTCCCTCTTCATGCAtccaagggacatttggcaatgcttGAAGCCATTTTTTATTGTTGCTACAAGGAAGTGCTACCGGCATTCAATGGATAggagccagagatgctgctaaacctTTTACAATACAGATGATATCTCCcacaacaaataatttatttggctTAAGATGTCAGTGCTGAGATTGAGAAAGTCTGCCCTAGAAAAACAAATTAGGCCTAATGGAAGGTGGAAGTGGAGGTggaaatagaaatggaaatgaaaaactaTCCAGAAGAAAGGTCATTATTTTCTCAACATGATCTGTGGGCTTTTTTATTGAAGgcttgcttttctattttatttacttgctATTTTGTTCACTTGCTTCATCGTCTCTTTTTGCTGTCTTTTTTCTGACTACTCAGTATATACATTGTCAAAGCTTGAATTTGTATGTTACCTTTCAAGGAGTCTCCAGCTCAACTATTACTCATGTGGCCCTGTTAAATTAATCAGAGCAATATTTCTGATAAaggcaataataaatatttttgagccaaaTTGGAGATTATTGCCCAGTATATATGTCaacaaagagtcaaactctgtaaaatatttgaagagatttattccgagccaaatatgagtgaccatggcctgggACACAGtgctcaggaggtcctgagaacatgtgcccaaggtagtcTGGGTTTagcttagttttatacattttagggagacatgagacttcaataaaacacatttaagaaatacattggttaaGTCCAGAAATCAGGGGTGCTTCCAGGTTTGtaggtagatttaaaatttttctaattggcaattAGAAAGGAGTATCTGAGTTGCAATAAGAGGTTATGGAGATCAAAGTTTTATCATGCGGATGAAGCCTCTGGGTAGCAGGCTTGAGAGAGaacagattgtaaatgtttcttgttagacttaaggtctgtgttgatgttaatgctggagaGATGTAATGAGGCATGTCTCACGCCCACTTCCCTTCATGGCCTGAACCAGCCTTTCAGGTTACATTTTAGAGTGCCTTGGATCAGGAGAAAGTCCATTCAAATGGTTGAAGGgacttaaacttttattttttatttacatttggaTGGTATGTTGTTCAAGAAGTGGACATATATCAAATAGGTAGCATATACTAAACGTGTTCTATATTGTGTGTCCTATACCTATGTGGTAAATTAAAGTGATTGGGGAGTAATGTCCATCAGAATCTTAACAAGCTCACTGACGAAAACAGTTGGTATATTTTTACATCACCCAGCCTCACGTAATTACACTCTGATACATATATCTTGTAATCCTTATTTattgaattatatttataaaatctcGACCAGACtgggtggctcccgcctgtaatcccagcactttgggaggctgaggtgggcggatcacgaggtcaggagattgagaccatcctggctaacacggtgaaaccccgtctctattaaaaatacaaaaaattagccaggcatggtgacgggtgcctgtagtcccagctactcaggaggggaggctgaggcaggagaatggcgtgaacctgggaggcggagcttgcagtgagccgagatcgtgccactgcgctccagcctgggtgacaatcttaaaaatgagttaaaaaaaaaaaaaaataaaacaaaatctcagAGGACACAAATTTGcatattttgttctttctggGTAAATACGGCATAAAATTTTGATCCaagtatatttacttataacaagAAGTTCTAGACTTTCATTAATATAATCaactatattaatatattaatatcatcaactatattaacattaatatattaatataatcaatGCTAATTTCATAAATTAAGAATGGTAAAACAgtgtaaaatgtttaaagattttAACTGAGTGATATTTAacacatttaataaatggtacgtTACTTTTTGAAGTCCAAACATTCAGCAAAATGTAGATAATTAATAAATatggaataaataaatttatctttgtttctcaaTTGCTTCAAACAATATTTGGATCATCGTGGATACTTAATAAATCTTTGTTaattaaaatcattaaataatAAACCTCTAATTTATTTCTTGGATAAGttttatggaaagaaagaaagagatgtttCTGCAATTGCTGGAGATAGCTTATATGTGCTCTTTCACTTCCCAGAAACAATCTAAGTATatcaggggaaaaagaaaaaattaaacaagtaGACAATTGAATGGTGATGAGGCTGGCAGGTTGGTGAGATTTTTCCTTGTTGGCCCCCAACTACTATCTTTATCTATTTTGCAGTCTACTTAAATTATTTCAGAGAGTGAGTTTTGcaattactaaaagaaaatacaggtaatatgtaaattatttaatatttcacatattttgtgATGCATATATTTTCTTGAAGCAGAGATTAATTCGGATGATAAAAAGCCCTTGAGCTTTGGATGATGAGAAGGCAAAGCCACTCTACACTGACACTTGTCCCCTGGTAACAGAGATAGAAGGCTCTGGAAGCCTAGAGTGTTACATGTTGGAGTTACCAGTGAAGGGCAGAGACAGAAGAGTATTGAAATAGTCCTATGCAAAATAATGTGCCAAGAAAATCTTCacctttaaataaataattgtatttgAGTAGATAGAAGATGTATAGATATATAAAGctttatgtaaagaaaaaaattataacatttcttAGAGAGTTTCATGTAATTTCAAGTTGTTAAGAAGAGATGATGGTTCAGGCTTAGGGAGGTAACAATGCCTATTTCTAGGTAATGAAAATTAGAGGGTATATGTTGGCACTTGATATTAATACAAGAGGTGTGCACATGGCAGAGCATAGTAGGTGAGAAGAAGCATTGATAGGAATTGCTGAAGAAAAGACCCATGAATTCAAAAATAAGGAATTAATTTTGTTAGAGAATGCACAGGACAAGGTATAAGATATATGATTGGGTTTTGAGAAGAcactgaaaatttgaaaaattagattGAAAGAATTTTGAGCCTATATGAGAAGAATCAGACTACAGAAAAACtaacctggaaaaaaaataaaacagccagTGGATTTCAAAACTAAAGAACATTTCAGTCAAGCTTATCTTCTGATTATGACCAGAATGGTCTACAGCACTGtggatcctttctttttttttttttggcagtctcgctctgttgtccaggctggagtgcagtggtgtgatcttggctcactgcaggctccttctcccaggttcatgccattctcctgcctcagcctcccgagtagctgggactacaggtgcccaccaccacgctggctaattttttgtatttttagtagagatggggtttcaccgtgttagccaggatggtctcgatctcctgacctcatgatccacccgcctcagcctcccaaagtgctgggattataggtgtgagccactgtgcccggcctgtggaTCCTTTCTTTATGGCTAATGTAGATGAAGtctagttttaaaattctttgctcTGCATTAAATAGTGTCTTTTTTACAATTTCAATTGGTAAGTCACAGAAAAAGCACATAATACTAAGTAACAAACATAAAATATTGTTGATCCAATAGTCATGAACCAGAAAAAAGCCATCTAATCCATTTAATTTTGCCCACTGAAAATGATTAAGACACGGAGAAACAGAACCTGGTGTTTGTCTTTCAGTGACTTTGgtaaaggagacagaaaattagAGAAGATTAGTTAGAATAGAAAATATAACATGATACACTCCTAAAATAACTAAAGTATATTTTCCTAAAATAGATtaacatatttttactttttaatccaTCAAGGCTCAACAGAGAATAGAAGATGAAACAGCAAATCTACTACTTGATTCTGCTGAACAAATCATGCCGACATTCAATGGCTCAGTCTTCATGCCCTCTGCATTTATACTAATTGGGATTCCTGATCTGGAGTCAGTGCAGTGTTGGATTGGGATTCCTTTCTCTGCCATGTATCTTACTGGTGTGATTGGAAATTCCCTAATTTTAGTTATAATCAAATATGAAAACAGCTTCCATATACCCATGTACATTTTTTTGGCCATGTTGGCAGCCACAGACATTGCACTTAACACCTGCATTCTTCCCAGAATGTTAGGCATCTTCTGGTTTCATTTGTCAGAGATTTCTTTTGATGCCTGTCTTTTGCAAATGTGGCTTATTGACTCATTCCAGGCAATTGAATCAGGTATCATTCTGGCAATGGCCCTGGATCGCTATGTGGCCATCTGTATCCCCTTGAGACATGCCACCATCTTTTCCCAGCAGTTCTTAACTCATATTTGACTTGAGGTGACACTCAGGGCTGCCATTCTTATAATACCTTCCTTAGGGCTCATCAAATGCTGTCTTAAACACTATCGAACTACAGTCGTCTCTCACTCTTACTGTGAGCACATGGCCATTGTGAAGCTGGCTACTGAAGATACTGAGTCAACAAGATATATGGCCTATTTGTTGCCTTCACGATCCTAGGGTTTGACATAATCTTTATCACCTTGTCCTATGTCCAAATTTTTATCACTGTCTTTCAACTGCCCCAGAAGGAGGCACGATTCAAGGCCTTTAATACATGCATTGCCCACATTTGTGTCTTCCTACAGTTCTACCTTCttgccttcttctctttcttcacacACAGGTTTGGTTCACACATACCAGCATATGTTCATATTCTCTTGTCAAATCTTTACCTGTTAGTCCCACCTTTTCTCAACCCTTTGTCTTGGAGTGAAGACCAAGCAAATTCGTGACCACGTTCTGAAAGTGTTTTTATTCAAATAAGTAACTTGATCATTAGTGACTCCTATAGAGATTTAGGGTTGGTTCTAAGTAAAAACCTAAATGTAATAAAAGTCACAGATCAATATTCTCAAACTACTAGCTcaacacatacctgtaatcctagctgtgCCTCACTTTTTAGTATTTGCTTTGAATCTATATTTTGATAAATTTGGAATCATTTATCTGTGTCTTATCTACTTTATCTGAAATActtatcaatataaaaataatatgaaatcagTAATACCAATATCTACAACATAAAACTTATGTAATGCAACCAATGACTATAAACACCAAGGAGTTTACACAAGagagaatgcaaaaaaaattgaaatatattaaacatattcaaaaatatcatttttaggaaaataaaatcagtgatCTGGGCTTACATATCAAATATCCTTCTAGAACCAcacaattttattgattttttaccTAACTTGAGTTTTACTCAAATTTGGAAGTTTaagttctttttaattattattattattatacttttttaggctacatgtgcacaatgtgcaggtttgttacatatgtatccatgtgctatgttggtgtgctgcacccattaacttgtcatttagcattaggtatatctcctaatgctgtccctcccccctccccccactccacaacagtccccggagtgtgatgttccccttcctgtgtccatgtgttctcattgttcaattcccacctatgagtgagaacatgcggtgtttggttttttgtccttgccatagtttgctgagattgatggtttccagcttcatccatgtccctacaaaggacatgaactcaccaatttttgtggctgcatagtattccatggtgtatatgtgccacattttcttaatccagtctatcattgatggacatttgggttggttccaagtctttgctattgtgaatagtgccgcaataaacatacatgtgcatgtgtctttatagcagcatgatttataatcctttggatatatacccagtaatgggatggctgggtcaaatggtatttctagttcgagatccctgaggaatctccatactgacttccacaatggttgaactagtttacagtcccaccaacagtgtaaaagtgttcctatttctccacatcctctccagcacctgttgtttcctgactttttaatgattaccattctaactggtgtgagatggtatcacattctggttttgatttgcatttctctgatggccagtgatgatgagcattttttcatgtgtcttttggctgcataaatgtcttcttttgagaagtgtctgttcatatccttcgcccactttttgatggggttgttttttttttcttgtaaatttgtttgagttcattgtagattttggatattagccctttgtcagatgattaggttgcaaaaattttctcccattctgtaggttgcctgttcactctgatggtggtttcttttgctgtgcagaagctctttcgtttaattagatcccatttgtcaattttggcttttgttgccattgcttttggtgttttagacatgaagtccttgcccatgcctatatcctgaatggtattgcctaggttttcttctagggtttttatggttttaggtctaacatgtaagtctttaatccatcttgaattaatttttgtataagatgtaaggaaggaatccagtttcagctttctacatatggctagccagttttcccagcaccattcattaaatagggaatcctttccccatttcttctttttctcaggtttgtcaaagatcagatagttttagatatgcagcattatttctgagggctctgttctgttccattagtctatatctctgttttggtaccagtatcatgctgttttgtttactgtagccttgtagtatagtttgaagtcaggtagcatgatgcctccagctttgttcttttggcttaggattgacttggcaatgcgggctcttttttggttccatatgaacttgaaagtagttttttccaattctgtgaagaaagtcattggtagcttgacggggatggcattgaatctataaattaccttgggcagtatgtccattttcacgatattgattctttctacccatgagcatggaatgttcttccatttgtttgtatcctcttttatttcattgagcagtggtttgtagttctccttgaagaggtccttcacatcccttgtaagttggattcctaggtattttattctctttgaagcaattgtgaatgggagttcactcatgatttggctctctgtttgtctgttattggtgtataagaatgcttgtgatttttgcacattgattttgtatcctgagactttgctgaagttgcttatcagcttaaggagattttgggctgagacgatggagttttctagatatacaatcatgtcatctgcaaacagggacaatttgacttcctcttttcctaattgaataccctttattcccttctcttgcctgattgccctggccagaacttccaacactatgttgaataggagtggtgagagagggcattcctgtcttgtgccagttttcaaagggaacgcttccagtttttgcccattcagtatgattttggctgtggttttgtcatagatagctcttattattttgagatacgtcccatcaacacctaatttattgagagtttttagcatgaagcgttgttgaattttgtcaaaggccttttctgcatgtattgagataatcatgtggcttttgtctttggttctgtttatatgctggattacatttattgatttgtgtatgttgaaccagccttgcatcccagggatgaagcccacttgatcatggtgtataagctttttgatgtgctgctggattcggtttgccagtattttattgaggatttttgtatggATGTTCATCAAGTATattagtctaaaattctctttttttgttgtgtctctgccaggctttggtatcaggatgatgctggcctcataaaatgagttagggaggattccctatttttctgttgattggaatagtttcagaaggaatggtaccagctcctccttgtacctctggtagaattcgggtgtgaatccatctggtcctgtactttttttgattggtaagctttaattattgcctcaatttcagagcctgt
Protein-coding sequences here:
- the OR52A5 gene encoding LOW QUALITY PROTEIN: olfactory receptor 52A5 (The sequence of the model RefSeq protein was modified relative to this genomic sequence to represent the inferred CDS: inserted 3 bases in 2 codons; substituted 2 bases at 2 genomic stop codons) — its product is MPTFNGSVFMPSAFILIGIPDLESVQCWIGIPFSAMYLTGVIGNSLILVIIKYENSFHIPMYIFLAMLAATDIALNTCILPRMLGIFWFHLSEISFDACLLQMWLIDSFQAIESGIILAMALDRYVAICIPLRHATIFSQQFLTHIXLEVTLRAAILIIPSLGLIKCCLKHYRTTVVSHSYCEHMAIVKLATEDTXVNKIYGLFVAFTILGFDIIFITLSYVQIFITVFQLPQKEARFKAFNTCIAHICVFLQFYLLAFFSFFTHRFGSHIPAYVHILLSNLYLLVPPFLNPLXLGVKTKQIRDHVLKVFLFKXVT